The following proteins are co-located in the Agromyces laixinhei genome:
- a CDS encoding DUF1097 domain-containing protein, which produces MKSAINPNVAVGITIGALAGVWTWVSISLGMLTWVAFLTWALFFAAGGKAAAIRTVLPPALTGVLYATVLLLTAAAVGGDLILPVGVAVIAFFMCAQANWKTLAFIPGAFAGCAAVFGAAGGWLPVAVALVIGALLGWASEALAGLLTRPRAARVTADAL; this is translated from the coding sequence ATGAAATCCGCAATCAACCCGAACGTGGCGGTAGGCATCACGATCGGTGCGCTCGCCGGCGTATGGACGTGGGTCAGCATCTCGCTGGGGATGCTGACCTGGGTCGCGTTCCTCACGTGGGCGCTGTTCTTCGCCGCCGGAGGCAAAGCCGCCGCGATCCGCACGGTTCTTCCCCCCGCACTGACGGGAGTGCTCTACGCAACCGTGCTCCTGCTCACGGCAGCCGCGGTCGGCGGAGATCTGATCCTCCCCGTGGGCGTCGCCGTGATCGCGTTCTTCATGTGCGCGCAGGCCAATTGGAAGACGCTTGCGTTCATCCCTGGCGCGTTCGCTGGGTGCGCAGCCGTGTTCGGCGCCGCCGGGGGCTGGCTTCCGGTCGCGGTCGCGCTCGTGATCGGGGCACTCCTCGGGTGGGCGAGCGAGGCGCTGGCAGGCCTGCTCACTCGTCCGCGCGCCGCGCGCGTCACCGCCGACGCATTGTGA
- a CDS encoding alcohol dehydrogenase catalytic domain-containing protein, with protein MKAVRLHTYGENPVLDEVAEPTITGPWDVVVDVGAAGLCRTDLHIIEGQWDPIQHPSLPYILGHENAGWVREVGSAVHNVKPGDAVIMHPLTSCGLCPACRVGQDSHCENATFPGINVNGGMAQQLLTNARAVVKLDEGLAPMDVAALADAGLTAYHAVRKAADVLFPGTHAVVIGAGGLGHIGIQALAAITSARVTVVDRSEQALELAKQLGAHHISSARTTISWSS; from the coding sequence ATGAAAGCCGTCCGTCTCCACACCTACGGAGAGAACCCCGTTCTCGACGAGGTCGCCGAGCCCACCATCACCGGACCCTGGGACGTCGTCGTCGACGTCGGCGCCGCAGGGCTGTGCCGCACCGATCTGCACATCATCGAGGGTCAGTGGGATCCGATCCAGCACCCTTCACTTCCGTACATCCTCGGCCACGAGAACGCAGGCTGGGTACGCGAGGTCGGCAGCGCCGTGCACAACGTCAAGCCTGGCGACGCGGTGATCATGCACCCGCTCACCAGCTGCGGACTGTGCCCCGCGTGCCGCGTCGGCCAGGACTCGCACTGCGAGAACGCCACCTTTCCCGGGATCAACGTGAACGGCGGCATGGCCCAGCAACTCCTCACGAACGCGCGTGCGGTCGTGAAGCTCGACGAGGGACTTGCGCCGATGGATGTCGCCGCCCTCGCCGACGCCGGGCTCACCGCGTACCACGCCGTGCGGAAGGCGGCGGATGTGTTGTTTCCCGGCACGCACGCCGTCGTCATCGGCGCCGGCGGTCTCGGGCACATCGGTATCCAGGCGCTCGCGGCGATCACCAGCGCGCGGGTCACGGTCGTCGACCGCAGCGAGCAGGCCCTTGAGCTGGCGAAGCAGCTCGGCGCGCATCACATCTCGTCGGCACGTACAACGATCTCGTGGAGCTCATGA
- a CDS encoding Txe/YoeB family addiction module toxin, whose amino-acid sequence MQRIELPNPCRFDTRSPARPLGECVRADERERARVAEGRSSNDNEGIGKPEPLKHGFHGLWSRRITDEHRLIYKVEHDEIRIAGCRCRYGR is encoded by the coding sequence GTGCAAAGAATCGAATTGCCCAACCCTTGCAGGTTCGATACACGATCGCCGGCCAGGCCGCTTGGTGAGTGTGTCCGCGCCGACGAACGTGAACGGGCCCGCGTTGCCGAGGGGCGGTCCAGCAACGACAACGAGGGCATCGGCAAGCCTGAACCCCTGAAGCACGGATTCCACGGGCTTTGGTCGCGCCGCATTACTGACGAGCACCGCCTGATCTACAAGGTCGAGCACGACGAGATCCGCATCGCCGGCTGCCGATGTCGCTACGGGCGCTGA
- a CDS encoding NAD(P)H-dependent oxidoreductase produces MHLLTVFAHPFANRYPSAIMDAFHEPFRRDAHTIDVLDLHREEFDPRFSEADHAHFWGGPIPPGIAQMHARVEAADRLALVFPVYWWSMPALMKGWIERVFTGGWAYQYGEGVADRGRKPLDALLRNIPTTLIGIGGSRERTYDKYGYRDAMRTQIDVGIFAYCGVTDVESHLIFDVEGDGNGLQRGAGLETARAIGEAFVAPDRTVRHAKA; encoded by the coding sequence ATGCATCTGTTGACAGTCTTCGCCCATCCCTTCGCGAACAGGTACCCCTCCGCAATCATGGATGCCTTCCATGAGCCGTTCCGACGCGATGCCCACACAATCGACGTCTTGGACTTGCACCGCGAAGAATTCGATCCGCGATTCTCGGAGGCTGACCACGCACACTTCTGGGGTGGGCCCATCCCGCCGGGCATCGCGCAGATGCACGCGCGCGTCGAAGCAGCTGATCGGCTCGCGCTCGTCTTCCCTGTCTACTGGTGGAGCATGCCGGCACTGATGAAAGGGTGGATCGAACGCGTCTTCACCGGCGGTTGGGCGTACCAGTACGGCGAGGGAGTTGCCGACCGCGGTCGGAAACCGCTTGATGCCCTGCTCCGAAATATCCCGACGACACTCATCGGCATCGGTGGGTCCAGGGAGCGTACGTACGACAAGTACGGCTACCGCGATGCCATGCGAACGCAGATCGACGTGGGAATCTTCGCGTACTGCGGAGTCACCGACGTCGAGAGCCACCTCATCTTCGATGTGGAAGGCGACGGCAATGGTCTCCAGCGCGGAGCCGGGTTGGAGACGGCTCGCGCCATCGGCGAGGCATTCGTCGCACCCGATCGAACGGTACGCCATGCCAAGGCATGA
- a CDS encoding sensor histidine kinase, producing MRLLVAERAPGLSVRLKLTLSYAGFLMVASFLLLAAVWLFLLRYVPARAIETFGGFVPGRDDLVRAFGPAVAWVLVFLLVIGLVGGWFLAGRMLVPLARITDATRRAGNGSLSYRIELEGRQDEFRELADSFDAMLARLEAQVAEQQRFAANASHELRTPLAITQTLLEVARNDPGGVTGELAERLLAVNARAINLTEALLLLSRADQRSFPRERVDLSLLAEEATETLLRLAEQHDVTVETSGDIASTSGSHALLLQLTTNLLHNAIVHNLPEHGTVQMHTSANPESVVLTIENSGELLSPQLVSTLTEPFQRGSERIRDSHGGVGLGLAIVKSITQAHDGVLAITPLEAGGLRVAVELPATTTQA from the coding sequence ATGCGGTTGCTGGTTGCCGAAAGAGCGCCCGGGTTGAGCGTCCGCCTCAAGCTCACCCTGAGCTACGCGGGGTTCCTGATGGTGGCGAGTTTCCTGCTGCTCGCGGCCGTGTGGCTCTTCCTCCTGCGTTACGTGCCCGCTCGGGCGATCGAGACATTCGGCGGGTTCGTTCCCGGCCGCGATGACCTCGTCCGAGCGTTCGGCCCGGCCGTCGCCTGGGTCCTCGTGTTCCTGTTGGTCATCGGCCTGGTCGGAGGATGGTTTCTCGCCGGCCGCATGCTCGTGCCCCTGGCGCGAATCACGGACGCCACCCGAAGAGCTGGAAACGGTTCGCTGTCGTATCGGATCGAACTGGAAGGCCGCCAAGACGAGTTCCGGGAGCTCGCGGACAGCTTCGACGCCATGCTCGCGCGGCTCGAAGCGCAAGTCGCCGAACAGCAGCGGTTCGCTGCGAACGCCTCCCACGAGCTGCGTACACCGCTGGCGATCACGCAGACGCTTCTCGAGGTCGCCCGCAACGACCCGGGCGGCGTCACGGGCGAACTCGCCGAACGTCTCCTCGCCGTCAACGCCCGCGCGATCAACCTCACCGAGGCGCTGCTCCTGCTCAGCCGCGCCGACCAGCGATCCTTCCCGAGAGAGCGCGTCGATCTCTCGCTGCTCGCTGAGGAAGCCACCGAAACACTCCTGCGCCTGGCAGAACAACACGATGTCACCGTCGAGACATCCGGTGATATCGCCTCGACCTCGGGCTCGCATGCGCTTCTGCTGCAGCTGACGACGAACCTCCTGCACAACGCCATCGTTCACAACCTGCCCGAGCACGGCACCGTGCAGATGCACACGAGCGCGAATCCGGAGTCGGTCGTGCTGACGATCGAGAACAGCGGCGAACTGCTGAGTCCGCAGCTGGTCTCGACGCTCACCGAACCGTTCCAGCGCGGGAGCGAGCGCATCCGTGACTCTCATGGCGGAGTGGGTCTCGGTCTGGCGATCGTCAAGAGCATCACCCAGGCCCACGACGGGGTGCTCGCCATCACGCCGCTCGAGGCCGGCGGGCTGCGCGTCGCAGTGGAGCTCCCAGCCACGACGACGCAGGCCTGA
- a CDS encoding M15 family metallopeptidase has protein sequence MSHTTARRRRFRRCLTFLFVGSAVGAAVIIGTLLAQPDSSAAQDDGVLPHGTSLTDAGYPGIANLDTALMQALNDAAADAADDGVAFLVNDGWRSPAYQEQLLRDAISTYGTEDEARRWVATPATSAHVSGDAVDIGPFDGTYWLSQNGAQYGLCQIYVNEPWHYELIPDAIDHGCPPMYADPTEDPRMQQ, from the coding sequence ATGAGTCATACGACAGCACGCCGACGCCGATTCCGCAGATGTCTCACCTTCCTGTTCGTCGGATCGGCCGTGGGCGCAGCGGTGATCATCGGTACGCTTCTCGCCCAGCCGGATTCGTCGGCCGCACAAGACGACGGCGTATTGCCGCACGGCACGAGCCTCACCGATGCCGGGTACCCCGGTATCGCCAACCTCGATACCGCTCTGATGCAGGCCCTCAACGACGCGGCGGCGGATGCCGCTGACGACGGCGTCGCGTTCCTCGTGAACGACGGCTGGCGCTCGCCCGCCTATCAGGAACAGCTGCTTCGCGACGCGATCTCGACGTACGGGACGGAAGACGAGGCGCGACGATGGGTCGCGACCCCTGCGACATCCGCTCATGTGTCAGGTGACGCGGTCGACATCGGTCCCTTCGATGGCACGTACTGGCTGTCGCAGAACGGCGCGCAGTATGGGCTCTGCCAGATCTACGTCAACGAGCCGTGGCACTACGAGCTGATTCCCGATGCGATCGATCACGGCTGCCCGCCGATGTACGCCGACCCCACGGAGGATCCGCGAATGCAGCAGTGA
- a CDS encoding PadR family transcriptional regulator: protein MTDHRLNATAASLLGFLHRGPMSGWDLTVQAQQVIGDFWSLTRSQVYRELTRMVGDGLIVAGARGSRERQPYELTDAGRSAFLAWANTEPGPETIRFPLLLKISFGSFVDAERLAGFIDIHRESHERQLAEYEAQAAGAPPESSDPYARATLTFGIEYERAVLAWFDALPIEIRTPRMPPDSVG from the coding sequence ATGACGGATCATCGCCTCAACGCCACAGCCGCCTCGCTCCTCGGTTTCCTGCACCGGGGGCCGATGTCAGGCTGGGACCTCACGGTGCAGGCCCAGCAGGTGATCGGCGACTTCTGGTCTCTCACCCGCAGCCAGGTCTACCGCGAGCTGACTCGAATGGTGGGCGATGGCCTCATTGTCGCGGGAGCGCGTGGCTCTCGAGAACGCCAGCCCTACGAGTTGACGGATGCCGGCCGGTCAGCCTTCCTCGCGTGGGCGAACACCGAGCCTGGACCGGAGACGATCCGATTCCCCCTCCTGTTGAAGATCAGCTTCGGGAGCTTCGTGGATGCGGAGCGCCTCGCAGGGTTCATCGACATTCACCGCGAGTCCCACGAGCGGCAGCTGGCTGAGTACGAGGCGCAGGCGGCCGGCGCGCCGCCCGAGTCGAGCGATCCGTACGCGCGGGCGACACTGACCTTCGGCATCGAGTACGAGCGGGCGGTCCTCGCCTGGTTCGACGCCCTGCCGATCGAGATTCGCACCCCTCGCATGCCGCCCGATAGCGTGGGCTGA